A window from Culex pipiens pallens isolate TS chromosome 3, TS_CPP_V2, whole genome shotgun sequence encodes these proteins:
- the LOC120420668 gene encoding acyl-coenzyme A thioesterase 13-like, whose translation MLKTMSAKKGLEFLRAVSSYMTKTNGYDRCLQQLKMVSGGDGKCTAEFKVAEEHLNRAGGLHGGYTATIVDVVTTYALMTKENCLPGVSVDIHVTYLKGAREGDDVVIDANTIRAGRNLAFLECELRHKKDNSIIARGQHTKYIGTGKAKE comes from the exons ATGCTGAAAACGATGAGCGCCAAGAAGGGATTGGAATTTCTGCGGGCCGTGTCCAGCTACATGACCAAAACGAATGGTTACGATCGGTGCTTGCAGCAG CTCAAAATGGTCAGCGGTGGCGACGGCAAGTGCACGGCGGAGTTCAAGGTCGCCGAGGAGCACCTCAACCGGGCCGGAGGATTGCACGGTGGCTACACGGCCACCATCGTCGATGTCGTGACGACGTACGCCCTGATGACGAAGGAGAACTGTCTGCCCGGTGTATCGGTGGACATTCACGTAACGTACCTGAAGGGGGCCCGCGAGGGGGACGACGTCGTGATCGACGCGAACACCATCCGGGCGGGAAGAAATTTGGCATTTTTGGAGTGCGAACTGCGCCACAAAAAGGACAACTCGATCATTGCGAGGGGCCAACACACCAAGTATATTGGCACGGGGAAGGCGAAGGAGTGA
- the LOC120420667 gene encoding uncharacterized protein LOC120420667 — translation MEMRMSEFGSLQLPDVTSLPFAISSSNDHYVVSTKGSIAILQLRYKHINDDGALNYNVARFECSKEKPTSQLETREINVYNSSNREQRAKIMLDQTIIPKVATLYINNALAVPSPPGIFPDYNECLVAHLTNMGQLTLQRHDKVRNLWILYVDVSTTWIAHIYDGTVFDQFGPLSQTTAEALICAFCWRDVVFDHAAYFAFGTKSGKIAIYSLLSDSVRAEQIVGTGTDSVRCLKWVTITKEQNLLLAGLQSGRIALYSFRIQPDYTVVDCEQLADIWGDADALVVDHMQHEVDYDNERVVLLVVKGTHLVATAFGFEGQIQSVTFHNMNNFSITGMQQLSPMCYIVSTLTGSIFCVDIQTKAGNLSLACSQIQTDLNTLKFSIYGLTATKTRSCWLMVGYPAKSFDHLSIRLPTTIIFCKFSARNALQMLITNPTLRMTEHYDCAELVRFSGSRNLQTLAELDVLTKFQPNVDDQYAYQLKLQLLQLGSRLSYFKKRCLSIAEVLFNQAQFITMVIELLHAVKVIFYFLSIRGLGPFNYAQLMTIRCLRNFIRDFVEDSFPGDFEHIHDALKPTLADAVSHANELLACAEQPLYCEKCTFCEEPIVDTKLQCLDGHQTFRCSITKQQIPLGEEETACDMCDAETLDVAVLGSIFSADGGQLAIYYHCCCICDVPLVRKNVI, via the exons ATGGAGATGCGAATGAGTGAGTTTGGAAGCTTGCAGCTTCCGGACGTGACCAGCTTGCCGTTTGCAATTTCGTCCTCAAATGACCACTATGTCGTTTCGACCAAGGGGAGCATTGCGATTCTTCAGCTACGGTACAAGCACATCAACGACGATGGTGCGCTGAACTATAATGTTGCTCGATTCGAGTGCTCCAAGGAGAAACCCACCAGTCAGCTGGAGACGCGTGAGATCAACGTGTACAACAGCAGTAATCGGGAGCAGCGTGCGAAAATTATGCTCGACCAGACCATCATTCCGAAAGTGGCCACGTTGTACATCAACAATGCGCTGGCCGTGCCGTCGCCACCGGGAATCTTTCCGGATTATAATGAATGCCTGGTGGCGCATCTGACCAACATGGGTCAGCTGACGCTGCAACGGCACGATAAGGTGCGCAACTTGTGGATCTTGTACGTGGACGTTTCTACGACGTGGATTGCGCACATTTACGACGGCACCGTGTTTGACCAGTTTGGTCCGCTCAGCCAAACCACGGCGGAAGCTCTGATTTGTGCGTTCTGTTGGCGTGATGTGGTCTTTGACCACGCGGCTTACTTTGCGTTCGGAACCAAATCTGGGAAGATCGCCATCTACAGCCTGCTGTCGGACAGTGTGAGGGCGGAGCAGATCGTTGGAACGGGGACGGACTCGGTGCGATGCCTGAAGTGGGTGACGATCACCAAGGAGCAAAACCTACTGCTGGCGGGACTTCAGAGCGGAAGGATTGCTTTGTATAGTTTTCGAATTCAACCCGATTATACGGTGGTGGATTGCGAGCAGCTGGCGGATATTTGGGGGGACGCGGACGCGTTGGTGGTGGATCACATGCAGCACGAGGTTGATTACGACAACGAGCGGGTGGTTTTGCTGGTGGTGAAAGGAACGCATCTGGTGGCGACCGCGTTCGGCTTTGAGGGACAAATCCAGTCGGTTACGTTTCACAACATGAATAACTTTTCGATAACAG GCATGCAACAACTGTCTCCCATGTGCTACATCGTTTCAACCCTCACGGGCTCTATTTTCTGCGTGGACATCCAAACCAAGGCCGGCAACTTGTCCCTCGCCTGCAGCCAAATACAAACCGACCTAAACACGCTAAAATTCTCCATCTATGGCCTGACCGCCACCAAAACCCGATCCTGCTGGCTTATGGTCGGATATCCGGCGAAAAGTTTCGACCATCTGAGCATCCGCCTACCAACGACGATTATTTTCTGCAAATTTAGCGCCCGCAACGCCCTCCAGATGCTGATAACCAATCCGACGTTGCGGATGACCGAGCATTACGACTGCGCCGAGTTGGTGCGCTTCAGCGGTAGCCGTAATCTGCAGACGCTCGCCGAGCTGGACGTGCTGACAAAGTTCCAGCCGAACGTGGACGACCAGTATGCGTACCAGTTGAAGTTGCAGCTGCTGCAGTTGGGATCGCGGCTGAGCTACTTCAAGAAACGCTGCCTGTCAATCGCTGAAGTGCTCTTCAACCAAGCTCAGTTCATCACGATGGTCATTGAGTTGCTTCACGCGGTCAAGGTGATCTTCTACTTCTTATCGATCCGGGGACTTGGCCCGTTCAATTACGCCCAGCTGATGACGATTCGCTGCTTGCGCAACTTTATCCGCGATTTCGTCGAAGACAGCTTCCCGGGAGACTTTGAGCACATCCACGACGCCCTCAAGCCAACGCTGGCCGATGCGGTGAGTCATGCGAATGAGCTGCTGGCCTGCGCCGAGCAGCCACTGTACTGTGAAAAGTGCACGTTCTGCGAGGAACCCATCGTCGACACCAAGCTGCAGTGCCTGGACGGTCACCAAACGTTCCGCTGTTCGATCACGAAGCAGCAGATTCCACTGGGGGAAGAGGAGACCGCGTGCGACATGTGCGATGCCGAAACGCTGGATGTGGCCGTGTTGGGGAGTATTTTCAGCGCGGACGGGGGACAGTTGGCGATTTACTACCATTGCTGTTGTATCTGTGACGTGCCGCTGGTTAGGAAGAATGTGATCTGA
- the LOC120420669 gene encoding uncharacterized protein LOC120420669: MKKKVITFAVNQQRPMVVQNASEAKAHQPRAPVKCPENKPQKSRQRPRTRRSSSFRTPVSQPKLDTASAKQFIEKQVAVPLPPCYFCGGKHTLCRCSDFFFLRLAEREDFVQQMKLCVNCFSQRHNASSCRDKPRCLRCPQWHHTLLHRNV, encoded by the exons ATGAAGAAGAAAGTCATTACGTTCGCGGTGAACCAGCAACGCCCAATGGTAGTCCAGAATGCTTCGGAAGCTAAAGCTCACCAACCGAGAGCTCCAGTCAAG TGTCCGGAAAATAAGCCGCAAAAGTCACGGCAACGTCCCAGGACCAGAAGGTCGAGCTCGTTTCGGACGCCAGTTTCACAACCCAAACTGGACACGGCTTCAGCGAAACAGTTCATCGAGAAGCAAGTTGCGGTGCCACTGCCACCCTGCTACTTTTGCGGTGGAAAGCATACGCTGTGTCGGTGCAGCGACTTTTTCTTTCTGCGGCTTGCGGAACGCGAGGACTTTGTCCAGCAGATGAAGCTGTGCGTCAACTGTTTCAGTCAGCGACACAACGCCTCCAGCTGCCGAGACAAACCTCGCTGTTTGCGGTGTCCGCAGTGGCATCACACGCTGCTGCATCGAAATGTGTAG
- the LOC120420675 gene encoding zonadhesin-like produces the protein MRLIAAGLLLFGTLAPTLAIPPPTKPPCCPRHEVFTECGSSCPATCNSILERNANRVCPDICVRGCVCREGFVRNRDGKCIPPDRCGRDGHRPGDSSEEESGIRCHRPNEVFSECGSACPETCDSIAKGGSERKICTKNCVIGCTCREGYVRNADGECVLPEECPRHESAEESTKCGCNEEFNRCGSACPETCDILLGVAPRKPCIKICVEGCFCKEGFVRNQDGKCVPASECSVPEPVCPPNEIFKTCGTACPETCDTIREPNATRICTFQCVIGCACQDGFVRNHDGRCVLPSECPDLPEESSLIMPECAPNEVFSECGTACPDTCANLDDPKPRPCTRNCVIGCICQEGFVRNDEGQCVLPSQCPNSDAIASSSLLLAPLPECGPNELYNECGTACPETCDTFNGLVENRACILLCVPGCFCKDGFVRNKDGQCIPPSECPNPTGSTPTIEIVTPVCGKNEIFSKCGTACPTTCDTILGLTDNRICPTICRIGCVCQNGFVRNQSGQCVAPSECPGVSTPEPITTPKCASNEVYSQCGSACPATCETISGRTLPRVCPAVCIRGCVCRAGYVRNAAGKCVLPYECESSPECGPQEVYRECGSACPPTCRNVLNPNLEIACIDKCVAGCFCRDGLVRHHNGKCVSPKQCRIPIGIFTVGSSEELSAE, from the exons ATGAGACTGATCGCGGCCGGTCTGCTGCTTTTCGGCACGCTTGCCCCAACCTTGGCCATTCCTCCTCCGACCAAGCCAC CATGCTGCCCTCGCCACGAGGTGTTCACCGAGTGTGGCAGCTCGTGTCCGGCCACCTGTAACTCCATCCTGGAGCGGAATGCGAACCGGGTTTGTCCGGATATCTGCGTGCGGGGTTGCGTCTGCCGGGAGGGCTTCGTGCGCAATCGCGACGGCAAGTGCATTCCACCGGACCGGTGTGGACGGGACGGGCACCGGCCGGGGGATTCTTCGGAGGAAGAGTCTGGGATTAGGTGTCACCGGCCGAACGAGGTGTTTTCCGAGTGTGGCAGTGCCTGTCCGGAGACGTGCGATTCGATTGCGAAAGGTGGATCCGAGCGGAAGATTTGCACGAAGAATTGCGTCATCGGATGCACTTGTCGGGAGGGCTACGTGAGGAATGCGGACGGGGAGTGCGTACTGCCGGAGGAGTGTCCACGGCACGAGTCTGCCGAGGAATCTACAA AATGCGGTTGTAACGAAGAGTTCAACAGATGTGGATCTGCCTGTCCGGAGACCTGTGACATCTTGCTGGGTGTGGCTCCTCGTAAACCTTGCATCAAAATATGTGTCGAAGGGTGCTTCTGCAAAGAGGGATTCGTTAGGAACCAGGATGGCAAGTGCGTTCCAGCGTCCGAGTGTTCTGTACCTGAACCTG TTTGTCCACCAAATGAGATCTTCAAAACCTGCGGCACTGCTTGCCCGGAAACATGCGATACAATACGGGAGCCTAATGCGACCAGGATTTGCACATTTCAATGTGTCATTGGATGTGCTTGTCAGGATGGCTTCGTACGGAATCACGATGGTCGTTGCGTATTGCCGTCTGAATGTCCAGATTTGCCAGAAGAGTCTTCTTTAATTATGCCAG AATGCGCTCCAAACGAAGTTTTTTCCGAATGTGGAACTGCATGTCCGGACACTTGTGCAAACCTTGACGATCCAAAGCCCCGACCATGCACCAGGAACTGCGTTATTGGCTGCATCTGTCAGGAAGGGTTCGTACGGAATGACGAGGGCCAGTGCGTGCTGCCGTCCCAGTGTCCGAATTCGGACGCCATTGCGTCTTCTAGTCTTTTACTCGCCCCTCTCCCAGAATGTGGTCCCAATGAGTTATACAACGAGTGTGGAACAGCTTGCCCAGAAACGTGCGATACGTTCAACGGATTGGTTGAAAACCGAGCCTGCATCTTGCTTTGCGTCCCCGGATGCTTCTGCAAAGATGGTTTTGTAAGAAATAAGGACGGTCAGTGTATTCCACCCTCGGAATGTCCGAACCCTACCGGTTCGACGCCAACCATTGAGATAGTCACGCCAG TATgtggcaaaaacgagattttCTCCAAATGTGGAACGGCTTGCCCCACCACATGCGATACCATCCTGGGACTAACCGACAACAGAATTTGTCCCACTATTTGCCGAATCGGATGCGTCTGCCAGAATGGCTTCGTGCGCAACCAAAGTGGTCAATGCGTTGCACCATCCGAATGTCCGGGAGTTTCTACACCAGAACCTATCACAACACCCA agtgcGCCAGCAACGAGGTGTATTCCCAGTGTGGAAGTGCCTGTCCGGCCACGTGCGAAACAATTTCCGGACGGACCCTGCCCCGGGTGTGTCCGGCGGTGTGCATCAGGGGCTGCGTCTGTCGAGCCGGGTACGTGCGGAATGCGGCCGGCAAGTGCGTTCTGCCGTACGAGTGCGAGTCCAGCCCGGAATGTGGCCCCCAAGAGGTGTACCGCGAGTGTGGAAGTGCCTGCCCGCCGACCTGCCGGAACGTGCTGAACCCGAACCTGGAGATCGCGTGCATCGACAAGTGTGTGGCCGGGTGTTTCTGCCGGGACGGTTTGGTGCGGCATCACAATGGGAAGTGTGTTTCGCCGAAACAGTGCCGGATACCGATCGGTATCTTCACCGTTGGGAGCAGTGAAGAGCTGAGTGCGGAGTAG
- the LOC120420677 gene encoding chymotrypsin inhibitor-like — translation MRSFILVLILASFLALATSNPLEPVPCQHHEMFLQCGTACPDTCETIRSTEPRICPAICISGCFCQEDYVRNAENQCILRAECDSLG, via the exons ATGCGCTCGTTTATACTTGTTCTAATATTGGCTAGTTTTCTGGCCTTGGCCACTTCTAATCCACTAGAGCCAG TGCCCTGTCAACACCACGAGATGTTCCTCCAGTGTGGAACCGCCTGTCCGGACACGTGCGAGACGATCAGATCAACGGAACCACGAATTTGTCCAGCAATTTGCATCAGCGGATGCTTCTGCCAAGAAGATTACGTCCGAAACGCCGAAAACCAGTGTATTTTGCGTGCCGAGTGTGACTCGTTGGGTTGA